AGTCAGCAGTGACTTGAATAGATCAGCAGAGTGCTTGATGCCCTTGCCTGCTGCCTTTCTCCCCCGAGGCCCTTCATGTACACTCCAGGGCTGCTCTCTTTTGACTGCTGTCCCTTCCAGGGATAGCATGGCTGGAAGTGTTCCTGTCCTATTGGGCTTGCACTTTTAGCGAGAATCACCTGCGGGAGCCATTGGTGCTCACTGGGACTCTGGGCTTGAGTTCTCTGGTGTGCAGTCTTTGCTTCACAAGTCCTTCAGACCCCCTTGCATGCCCTCGCCATTTGCAGCTGTGCCACAGAGATGTCCCCTGAACTGATTGTCTTCCTCTTCTCCTAGTGATGGGGAGCTGGAATCCAGATATTCCTCCGGGTATTCCTCTGCAGAGGCAAGTCCAGAGCGCCTATCTGTGCAGGGTCAGGCTGCAGGCAGGTCACCACCCACCACTGCCAAAATGTTTGTGCTGCCTGCTGTGTGCACAGCACGGTGCTAGATTCCACTTTGCTCCCTAGTCTTCCACTATTCCCTCTTCCCTAAGCAAAGAGAGACAGGCATCTTAGGATGGCTGTTGAAATTCAGGAGACTATATATCCTCAGAGCTAGAAGTGATGTCAAGTCCATAATCTTGGAATCCTCTTTCTAAGTTCCGGCTAAGTGTCTATAAACTGTGCTGGAATGCTTCTTGTGATTGGTCACTCACTACATCTAAGAAACATTGCTTGCTGCCCTCTTTGGGTAGTTTCCAGGTCTTCTGTTTCTTGCAGCCTGGACCCACTGGTCATAGGTTTGCCTTCCAGTGTTGAAAGGTAATTCAAGGCTTCCCTTTTTTTCTCTGAGTCAGCATtcaaccctcccccacccatcttCCACTGAGCTTGCTTTCTTCAGTTCCATCTCTGGCAATAGTATGAGCACACCTCCTAGGCTGGTCTTTAGGACATCTTTCTAGAGTGATTGTCCCAGCGAGAACCAAAGGGACAGAAAAttctcagccaggcatggtaccATGTGCCAGTACAAGTACAAATGAGCTGCAGTTAGGGACATGGCCGCACTGGGTAGCTCGTCTTTATTCTCCTAGGAATCATTGGTTAATCTCAGTTTTGCAAAGGAGAAAACAGCTTGCACATTGTACCCTCCTTATATGTCTAAGACATTAAGATTGTCAAAAACTAAGGAAATTCTGTCAAGAATCACAAGTCTAAAAATGTCCTAGCATCATTGATGTCCTGCCTACCAGCACCCTGGTGAAAGCAGGCTGGCTTTGCAGGAACCTAGCCCTGCCAGCACAGAAGGAACTAGCAGCAATGCTGTCCCCCTACCACTTTCTACTGTTCCACATATACCTCTAATACTCAAGCCTAGTTTTCTGTTGCCAACCTtcctctctacatagccctggctgtcctggaactcgctctgtagatcaggctggccttgaactcagaactgcctgcctgtctcccaagtgctgggatcaaaggcatgtaccaccacagaGGACAGCCCCATATTCTTCAATCTTGATATGGATATCTGGGTGacagatttttaaagagaagCCTGGCTGGTTCTCAGTGAGCCTCTGGGGAGTTCCTCACTGCTGGAAAGACACTGCACAGAAAGGGCCGTCCTTCTGTAATGCAGGATGTGCAGAGGCCTGGGGCTAGGTAGAGCAGGGACCTGCCTTTAGGCAGCAGCTCTGTATGCCTCGCATCCTGTTTTACACTTCTGTCCTCTTCCTTTAGCAGGTGAACCAGGATGTGAGCCGGCAGCTGCTGCAGGATGGATATCACCTGGATGAGATTCCAGATGATGAGGACCTGGACCTCATTCCTCCTAAGCCTATTGCTTCTTCCGCGTGTTCTTGCTGCTGGTGCTGCCTTGGGGATTCTTCCTGTACCCTCCAGTAGCCATAGCCCTCCAGGATGGGCCGATGGCCCCAATGGCCCTTCACAGTGATACTCAGTGCACTGGGTATCACCGCCAGCCTAGAACCACTGGAGGCATTGACCTCTGGGGAGGCCAGTGGCCTACAGGAGCCCTCACCTGGTGCTTCTCATGTCAGAGGCCCCCGTCTGGGTCATAGGTGATAGGTGGAAGTCGGCAGGTTCCCACTGGGGCAGTTTCAGGAAGCCACTTTAATAAGGGAGGAGAAACTTCCTGAGGTTCTTATGCTGATTGCTAAGAAAACCATTTACAGACATTCTGACTCCTcctgaggagggagaagaaagaacgaACTCCTTCACTCAGGCTGTGCTGGGGGTATggtgagaggcagagagcagcacTTTATGGCTTGCAGGAGGAATCTCAAAGAATACAGCTGGGAAGCGCCAAGTGGGTTGTTCCTTAGGTTACAGCAAGGAATCTAACTTAATGATGGAGTGGGCCTGTGGCTTTCAGAACCTCTGAACTTGGACCATTCTGCTGGCCCTGCTGTCTGGATGGGCTTAGTAACTCTGTTGGCCCTTCCCCTGTTACAAGAGAACTGCTCTgttgtatatgtttatttatctGTAGTTCCTTGGCATTGGAGAGTTTctccgacttttttttttttttttgaggtaaaaATTGGATTGGCAGGAATCTGCAGTTTTTGTTATTACCAGCAGAGGGAGCTGCTGGGAAGTTAGTGCCTTCCTATGTTTAGCTGTGTAAGCTTTTGAGAAGTATTGATGGATGAGAGGTGTCCTGGTGTAGCTGTGTGACTCTGGCCTACATGGAAATGTTTAGACAGGATGGGAAGGGGAGACTTAAGCCAGCTCCTGGACCCCACTTGAGTTGATGAATCTGCAGTGCAAGGAGGCCTTCCCTCTAACAAGGCACATTTCTCTCCCCAGCACAGGGCTCACAggctggtagagcacttgcctagcctgTGCAAGGCTAGGGCtgatgcacaaaacaaaacaaaaaaaaaagcctctgggAGAACACAGCTAAGCCCCAAGCCTGAGACTCAGTACTAAGCCTCTTCCTGGAATCTAGTTTTCCCAGTCCCCCTCTGCCCGGGTCCTcctctttggggttttttttttttttttggtttttcgagacagggtttctctgtgtagccccctggctgtcctggaacttactctgtagaccaggctgaccttgaactcagaaatccacctgcccctgcctcccaagtgctgggattaaaggcgtgcgccaccactgcctggcctcttTGCTTTATCTTACCCAGGTGTGTGGTGAGGCTTGGGGTAGATACGGTTCCCAGCATAAGGGGCGGCAATAGTCAGAGTTAGGGGTTGGGCACCACATGTGACTGTCCGTCCAGTGATTACTGGAGGCTTAGGAGAAATGATATGCCTGCTATGTCCTTTCATAGGTAGTAGCAAAAAAGGTAAGATCAAAAGATAAGGCTTTCCCTATTACTTGGCCACAAATCTGTTCTCATGATTGTTGCCAGTGCCTAGcagggggttttgttgttgctctcAGGCTGTGGAAGGCTGAAAAGAGTATACTATGTCTAGGGGCTTTTTACTCGACTGCTTGGCAGCATCACAAGAAGGAAGATgggacagaagccagaggcacaTCTACTTGGTTCTTGGGTTGGGTCATAGATGCTGCCTGGGCTCTACAGTGGGAGTCTGCAACTCTGTGCAAGGATCTCATTCTGAGCACTTTATGTATGGCCTGCAGGGAAGGAACACAGACCATATCCAGGCTTCTAGGGCTCTGCAGAGGTGGAGTCCTCATGTGCAGAGGGAACAGAGATAGTACAGAGTAGAGAAAGACTTGGTGGTAGGGCTCAGTGAGGCCACAAGGGCTTGTGGAACTTAAGTGTGGAGTTCTATTTCTGTTTGGTTAAAACAGAGTAGCCTGGACATTTGGCAGCTCCTGGGGGTGGGCAGTGCCCAAGAAACCACACTCTCTGGGGTAGTTGTACTTGGCTAGAACTGTCCCTGGAAGGAAAGTTGTCGAGCTAGGTGGCCTCGTGTGGAAAAGCATTACTTGTGGAAAAAGCTCAGTAGTGTCCAGCTAGGAGGGATAGAAATGGGCAGCTGTTAGGGGACAGACAAAAATAACACCAATAAAGGCACAGAGGTGCTCACACCCTAACTGCCTTAATTCCAAGGGCTGGGTGTTCTGCGGGAGGCTGTCCCTGGGAAGGAGGGCGTCTGAGCCTCCTCAGGAGTGCCTGTGCCTCCCCCACGTTTGTTTACACTGCCCCTCAGTCCTCTTTCTTGCCTTGCACTTTCATAGTCTGTTATAATAAATGCAGTCCTGGTAGTGAGCTGTACTGTGCTGCAGTGggtggcttggtttggtttggttggtttgatacagtttttctgtgtaaccttagctatcctggaactcactcaaacttagaccaggctgacctcaaatttaagagatccacctacctctgcctcccaagtgctgggattaaaagccagCTTTGGTTTTTTAATcttatgtggggggggggggtacacttaagtgtgtgtgtactACATGTATGCAGGTGCAAGAGTCCATAGAAGTCAGAACAGGCGTCAAatctcttagaactggagttacaattgtgagccaccacatgggaaCTGGGAATGAAACCTGGGTACTCTGCAAAGACAGCAAGtactttttaactgctgaattgTGTCTCCAGCCCCCAATACATAGCACTAGCCTGAGCTGTCTGATAACCTCAACAATACATAAAGGGGCTacgaagatggctcagttgttaaagtgcttaccatgcaagtatgaggacctgagttcaaatccctgagcCCTCACCCCAAGCACCCAAATAAGAAGCCAaaagtagtggcacacacctgtaatcccagttctgagGAGGTCAAGATGAAGGACCACTGAGACCTGCTAGTTAGTCAGTCTAGCTgaactggtgagttccaggcaccagtgagagaccctgtctcaaaaaaaggtgaTGGTTCTTGAGGAGTAACACGcaggtgcatgtatgtgcacatacatgccatgtgcacatacatgccatgtgcacatacataccatgtgcacatacataccatGTGCAAACACCAGGGGCCattaggaagcagaagcagagctCCAAAGCCAACCTTTGGAACATGAAGACAGTCTCAGAAAAAGTCAACTACAGGAGCAGAAGGCCTCCCTGCAAGCTGTCCAACTGAGGCTGGAGCTGGCTTCCTCTCCCACCCCTTCCTGTAAAAGCATTCTGGAATCCAGCCTGCCCACCCCCACGAAGCTGTATGAAGAATTCAAACCAAACCTGGACATCATCAGAGAGCTCCTTCCTCCCACATCAGGGACAGGCATACCAAAGGCTGACTGCTCTTCACTCTGTATCCTCAACACAAGTGATCTTTAATTACTTTGACGGAGCTAGAGGGAATACGCTTCATTAGTCCACTGGCctaccccttcccttccttcccttcccttcccttcccttctctgcagCTGAGAGCATGCTGAGCTAATGCTGGGGGATGCATGCTTTGTTAGCCTAACACCTCAGCTAGGGCAGAGTGGTTGCCTCTTTGGTGGACACACTGGCTCAGAGGTAACAGTGTTGAGAGGGTACAGAAGAGTGGCAGGCCTCAGGCTTCATGCATACAGAAACCTTGTCCTGAAGATGGTCCAGCCTGGGCATGCTCCTGGAGTTACTAATGCCAAATTTACTGCTTCTAATCCAGTATACATTCAAAGAGTGCACAACAGGGACAGGGATTGGGCTACACCTGAAATATGGAGCTGGCCAGGATACAGTGGTAGGCAGAGAGACTAAGAACTAGTCTCTACAGCAGACAGCAGGCCCGGAATATCAGCAGATCCTTGGGCACAGTAATCTTCAGTAAGACACTCTCATTGGCTGCAATGAAGAGCACTCCACCACGGTACAGAGGGATTTCTGCATGGGCTGAAGGTATGATAGCTGTCACTGTCCCTTGGACCATCAGAAGGATGCTGGCAGAGTCTAGTGTTGAGACTTTGTATTCAGTGACAGAGCTAGGGACCTGTCAGAAAGAAGTGATAGAATAGTATAATTTGCACTCTACTCCTGGGTTCTAGACCACCTTGGGGGCTTTGCTGCCTCCTTTCCCATTATTCAAGCTCTTGGCACTACGAAGGCCCACATCTGGTCCCTGGCAGAGAGACAGATGGGCTCTGTGGCTGCCCCGACTAAGTGGGCTTGACAGGAAATCCAGCCCCAGGTATCCCCATGTAAGCTTCACATGCTACCCAGGGAACCTTCCTGGTCCACCTACTTACCTCCATCTTCATAACAGTGAAGTCTGGCACAGGAGGAtcatagatagagagatagggGTCATCTTGACTCTGTGCTGGGGCAAACAGCCTGTTGTTGCTGGGGCTAGGTGTGTAGTTGAGCATTTCACACAGGGTTGGCACATCAATGAATTTGGGTGTCAGGCCAGCACGCACGGTATTGTCCGAACATGCCATGCATTCCACGCAGTCTAGAGACAGAGAAATGTCATGTAATAAGATGGTGAAGTACGCCATGGAAGTTGGCTCTCTAGGGCTGAGCCTCCTAGCTTAGGCCATGTGAGTGCCTATGAATTGGGTTAAAATGTGTGAATAGCATTGTAAGAAAATATGTGAAGGTATTAGGCCCCAAATTATGTTAGCCCCTGCATTAGCAAGACTTCTGCAACAGAATCCTGCAAACAGTCAAACGGGACATCCAGTCAGACATGGTGGTTCAAGTCTATAATCACTGCACTCACAGGCtgaaggggggagggggtgccacacatttgaggccggcctgggctacagagtggagaccctgtcttaaaacaagaaCAGCAATAAAAAGGGAGGCTCCCTGGGCAAAAATGCAAGCATGAGCACCTGAGGTCAAATGCCAAGACCCCACATTAATGCCAGTGTGTAACACAATGGTGGTAATCTCGGCAGTCCTCCGGGGAGACAAGAGACTCTCTGCAAGTTCACTGCCAGCTAGACAGGAGTATGTggtgaaaaaacaaaccaaaacccataaaaagaaacaaaatcaaaacaaaagagacCCTCAAACCAAGTGGAATAAGGATGAACCTCCAACCCCCAGGCTCCTGAGCTCCTTGCACATCCTTTGGTCCATGTgcacctgcattcacacacaaAGAGCATCCTTTTGTTGCATCACCCATATTTTAGTGTAAAAATCTCTCCAGGCAGGTAGCATTGGTATGCAGTCACAAGTGAGAACAGCAGCTTTGTCCAGTGTGGCTTGCCTCAGATTTCCACACTCATCAAAGGAGCTTAACATCAGAACTTGTAGCTAGTGGCAGATTGTGAGCAGTATCTACCGCCCAGCTGGCAGCTACTACCATCCATACTGGCTCAGTCACCCCGAGGTCACCAACCTCTCTCTTTCAGCCATATGAACAAACAAGGTCCAAGGTGGGTGGCCCTGGGGCTTACTACTAAAATGGGCTCACCTCCCTTCAGGTAGGCATGGGGTACGTTGGCATCCAGAAACATGGCTTCCCCAGGCTTCAAGGTGAGCAGGTTCAGGAAGTAGATGGCGAAACATCCGATATCACCTGGGTGCTGTTGGTGCAGCTGCAGCAAGAGCTTCCCATAAATGTCCTCCATATTGTTTCCGTCAAATACTGAGGGTCACAGAGCATCCCAAGGCCACTAAGACACACATGGTATCCACAGCTTTACCCTGACAAGGGAGCCTTGGTGAACAGTCCctacctgacaaatgcagctcttAGACGGGGCCTCTCTTAAacatccctcatccctcatctTTGCACAAAAATATCATCTCTCACCTCAACCATGCACAGGTCTGGCCTGGCTACAACAGCTGGGCATTGTGGTACACAGCTATAATCCTAGCACCAAGGCAGAAGGCTCACCGTGAGTGAGAGGTAGACAGATTGGACTGCTGAGTATGACCCTTTCTCAAATGATACAGGCTAGGGACGTaccttagttggtagagtgcttgcccaacaTGCATGAAACCCTAGGTTTGATCCTCTGCCCCACAAAAAAAcagggatggtggcacatgcctgtaatcccagcacccggaagatggagggaggagtGTCAGAACAGTAAGGCCATTCGTGCCTATATaacatgtttgaggccagccttggataCAAGAAACTTTCTCTCAAAGAGAGGTATGGGGgaaaattatatgaaaaaatatttaaaacacatatACCACTAGCATCTGTTTAGATTTTGACAAAAAACATTGTCTCCAGACAATTGCCCAAAAACAGTCTCCCAATTAGGGACCACTTATTGCTCTTAAGCTCAAAATCTATTACAGACAGGGAGGTAACCCGAAAGCTTCATGGAGAGTGTCAAATTCCCTACTAACCAAGGACTTCCCCTTTGTTAGCACTTCAGCTCCCTCCCATGTCTCAGGAAGTCTGTCCATCTTAGCAAACTGGGATGGTTGCCTACCCCAGAAAGCACAGGGCACAACATGCTATGGGCCAAAATGTGCCCTGGAAACTGACCAAGAGAAGAGGCGCTCAGCCTGggccagagggaggagggaggcgtCTTGGGAGGGCAGGAGCAGGGTGAGCTGAGTTTCCTGGAACACGCAGATAAGGGAGGAGTGTATTCAGAATGTGCAGGACCCACAATAAAGAAAGCAGTGTTCGTTCCAAGTGGGAGGGTGGTTTCGGTCTTTGGTCTTCACATAGATACTTGCTCAGTGCCTACTCAGCTAACACTGGGAGGAACATGAAGTCTCTGGCCTGGAGATTCCCCGGTTTGAGCAAGTGAACACATGGTGGTAAGGAGTCCCTGCATACTTGGATGTCAGAACCGAGCGCAGGCCAAGGTTCTCTAATAGTATGCAAGCAGGTAAGATACTCGGAACCGCGACACGGAACGAGGGGGCATGCACAGGTGAGAGAAAATGGCTGTAACACCAAAGTCACACAGCCGACTTAGGCAAAGACTGAACCGCAAGAGGGTTCTGGGGCtgcctggagaaggagctggccAGTCGGGCAAGGAGCTAAGGCTACATCGAGGAGCTGCCATGTAAGCTCCTGGCTGAGACTCTGCCAGGAGTCTCACTGTGTTCGTTGACTCTGCAGGACAACAGAGACTCAACCACACCCGCCTTGGTCGTTTCCTGAACTCTGTTAGCACAAGGTCAGACATCTTTAAGGAAGAGGTTGATGGTTCAGAGCACAAGGCTTGCGTCCTCTAGCGAAGGGTGTGCTTCCTGCTCCCTAGCCCCCCAAATGCAAGTCTGCCCCACGGCAAGCAGCCGGAGAGTTGGGAGGAATC
This portion of the Mus musculus strain C57BL/6J chromosome 9, GRCm38.p6 C57BL/6J genome encodes:
- the Mpi gene encoding mannose-6-phosphate isomerase isoform X1, with translation MASALRNCFSHLMKSEKKVVVEQLNLLVKRISQQVFDGNNMEDIYGKLLLQLHQQHPGDIGCFAIYFLNLLTLKPGEAMFLDANVPHAYLKGDCVECMACSDNTVRAGLTPKFIDVPTLCEMLNYTPSPSNNRLFAPAQSQDDPYLSIYDPPVPDFTVMKMEVPSSVTEYKVSTLDSASILLMVQGTVTAIIPSAHAEIPLYRGGVLFIAANESVLLKITVPKDLLIFRACCLL